The Tessaracoccus aquimaris sequence ATGCTCGGCAGGTGGGGCATCGCCGCCAGCATCTCCGTGGCGCTCGGGACCGTGTGGCTGGTGCCTGGGCTGTTGGGGATGGGCGAGAACGACGCCATCCGGCCGTTGCTTTCGGTGGTACTGGGGATCGCGACGCTCGTGTCGTTCCTCCTGGTCGCGCGCCAACCGCGGGACGTTCGCGTGCTTGTGTGGGGCTGGGCCTTCGCCTGGGTCATCGCCGTCCTGCCGGGGCTACGCGAGATCCTGACCGGCCAGCGGATGCCGAACTATCTGGAGAGTTCGAGCCCGTACATCCGGCTGGCGTCCAAGGACGCTGCCTCCTTCTTCGTCAACCCGAACCTGTTCGCCCTCTTCCTTGGCGCCTCGATGCTGGTGCTGCTCATGGGCGCGGAACTCGAGCGCGGGAGGCGACGGTGGGTCCTCGTCGTGATGGCGCTGGCGAACCCGTTCCTGATCCACTTCACGGGAAGCCGGATCATCCAAGCGGTCACGCTGCTGGTGGCCGCCTGGTACGTGCTGCGCGCCCTGCGCTCAGATCTGGCGCGCAGGCGGATCCTGGCCATCGGTGGGGCCGTCGTCGTGCTCGGGGTCGCGGTCTTCGCTGTGCTTCCAGGCTCGCAGGCCGCTCTTGCGACGTATCTCAAGGGCTCCGGCTTCACCCGCATCAACCTTTACCTCAACGGGCTGTGGATGTTCGGCTCGACAGGGGGCGTCGGGGTCGGACCGGGAGGCTTCGAGCGCGTCATCCTCAGCGGTGAGGCACCGCTGGAGACCGGCGGCGCGAACAACCCGCACAGCGGCGTCGTCGAACTGATGAGTGACTACGGATCCGTGGTGTCGGCCTGCATGGCGGCACTGTTCATCGCGCTGTTCATCAAGATGGCGCCGAGCTTCTGGCGAAGGTTCGCCGTTGGCCGTCACGCCGTCTGGGGTCAGGCGCTAGCGATGGCCGCGTTCACCTTCCCCGTGGTGTCCTTTGCCAACAGCGTGTTCTTCGACTCGCCGATTGTCTGGCTGTACGCCGCCAGCCTGCTGGTCTTCGTCCAGAGGTTCCTCGACGAGCGGGCGACGATGCTGCCAGCGGTTGTGCGCGCCCCGCTGCCTGCGCTGCCGCTTCGGATGCGGAGCCTCAGGCGATTGCGGCGGGCGGAGGCGAGAGGCGTCAGCCCCGCCGGTCGTTGAGCAGGTCGCGGTAGCGTGACACGAACTCGGTGGCACCCTCTTCCCAGGAGGGCAGCGGTGCAAGGTCCGCCGCGAGCGCCGCGGCCTCGCCCCGATCAATGCCGTCGAGCAGCGTCGGCAGTTGCGTCGACGGTGACTCGAGGACGATCTGCTCGGCGAGCGCACCGAGCCTGCGGCGCGCCTCGGGCAGATCGGAACTGACCGGCGGCACGCCCGCGGCGAGCGCCTCGAAGAGCTTGTTGGGCGACGACCAGGCGTAGGAGAGCGCGCCCGTCTCGATGAGCGCCAGCGCAAGGTCGGCCTGTCGCACGAGCGAGACGACCTCGCCCGGCGGCACCGGCGGCCGGCGGTGCACGAAGCGGGACCGGGCCGCGGCGGCCTCGACAACGGGGAGCAGGTCCCCCGCACCGACGAAGACCACGTGGGCCGAGGCGGCCGCCTCGAAGGCCGCGACGATCAATTCGATGTTGCGGCCGCCCGTGATGTTGCCGGTGTGCACGAAGAGCACCTCGTCGTCGGAGAGCGCGAGGTCGGTGCGCAGGTCGACGTCGGTTGGCGTCGCCTGAGCCGCGGAGGGGTAGTTGTACAGGGTGACCGGCGTGGCGATCTTCGGGTACGTCTCGTCGTACCAGTGGGTGATCTGCTCGTTGACGGTCGTGACGAAGGCGCAGCGGCCGATGTAGCGCCGCTCGATGAGTTCGGCGACCCTGCGCTTGGCGCCCACCATGGTCGGCGTACGGGTCTCCAACTCGTGCGGGTTGTAGACGACCGGCGCGCCCGTCGTGCGAGCAAGTGCGAAGGCGAGCGGAAGGGTCCAGACCGTGTGGGCGCTCACGACGCTCAACGGCTGCCTGCGGTACTCCTGGTAGACCCGGCGGTACCAACCCCCGACCTTCGAGACCCTGCCGAGGAGCGTCTCCCTCTTCGGCGCCGTCGTTCCGAGCCTGTCGATCTGGATGCGGGCAGCGACCTGCTCAAGCCCCTCCCTTTCATCCACCTGGAGGCCGACCAGGCGCACGTCGAGGCCGTCGATCCCTTCGGTGAGCGAATGGGCGATCCGCAGCAACCTGGACGCGTTGTCCATGGGGGAGGGGTAGAGGTGAATGGCGAGGCTCATGCTGGTGACTCCTTGTCCGTCGTGCCGACCTGGGTGAGCACGAAGATGAAGATCAGGAAGAAGCTGACGGTCAGGTTCCGAACCAGGTACGTGTCGAACAGGTGCGCGGGGAGGGTGGCCACCAGCGCGGTGATGGTCGCCGCGCGGTGGCGTGGTCGGCGAACCCACGCCCAGACCATGCCACCCGTGACCAGGCCGAGCGTCAGAAGACCCACCGCCCCCAGTTCGGCGAGGGCGAACAGCACCGTCGAATGCGGGCTCAGGAGTGCGTCACCCCACGGCGTCGGGTGAAGGCCCGCGCCGGGTACGGGCACCAGCCCGGTGTCGAAGGCAGCGCTCGGCCACAGCCGTCCCGACCCCACGCCGGTCAGGGGCGACTGCAGCCATGCGGTCCAGGCAGTCGCCGCGTTGACGGATCGCTTCTCGTCGGAGAAGTTGAAGAGGCGGGCCAGCGACGGTACGAAGGCCGCCAATGCGGCCACCACGGCGAGGGCGCCGGCGGCGACGAACAGCCAGACCCGTCGACCCTCGTGCCGCCAGAGGGCGCTGCCAAGGCTCAACACCACGAAGAGCATCAGGCACACCACCCCGGCGCGCGAACCGGTGCCGATCAGCAGCACCATGCACCAGGCGAAGCCCACCAGGTCGCTCCAATGTCGGGTGGTGCGCCAACGATCGAGGAACACCCCGCCCGCCACGAGGAAGACCACGTGGATGACGGCCGACCCGCCCATGGCCGTCGCAGCCCGGAGAGTGTGGTGCGTGAGGACCTGCCGCACCCAGGCCAAGGCGCCCGCGACGGCGGTCGCCCAAGCCAGCGCCGAGAGCACCCTCTGGCGAATGCCCGGCGGTACCAGGAGTGCGCCGAAGATGGCGGCGAGCATCGCAACGACCGCGGCCGCCATGGGAGCGACCAGCAACCCCCGGGGCACCGGCCACTCCTGAGACGTGACCACCACCGGCAGTGGACCGAGCAGTGAACTGATCAGCGAGACCAGGGCAAGGCCCGCCGCCCCGACGAGTGCCACCTGAGCGGGGCGCGACAGCCCGGTCCAGGCCCGGACTGCGGGAACGGACAGGACCAGCAGCGCGGTGAAGAGCCAGCCGATCATCGGCCAGGCGGGGTAGCCTCCGAGGCCAGGACGATCCTCCAGGCCTACGAAATGCAGGGCCGCGCCGGCGAGGACGATGAGCCACGCGACGGTTGCGCGGTACGGAGTCCGGTCGATCTGCAACCAGTCGAACATCCGCCTCAAAGGCGCGGTTGGCATGGCGTTTCTCGCTCCCTCCGTCGGCATGGTGATGGACGGCCTCGTCAAGTATATTGATCGCGGCAACGAGTTTCAGGGGGTCCAACAGTGTTCGAGAAGTCGAGCGGACAAGCATTCGGAGGCAGGTGGGTCACGCGCACGACGCGGGTAGGCGCACTTGCCCTGAGTTTGGTTCTGATGGGAAGCATGGGCCTGGCTCATGCAGACGAGGGCGTGCCTCCCAGCGCCAACACCGATGCCGAGGCCAACACCCCGGCGCCCATCACGATCGCTCCAACCGAGCCGACCCCCTCCGCCAGCAGCGCGCCCTCCAGCGCGGACCCGAACGTGACGACGAAGCCCCTGGTGAAGCCTCGGACGCTCACACCGCTGACGACGAACGGTTCCACTCCGACGCTGGTCGCCGCTCCGAAGGTCGCCGCGACGTTCAATCTGGCGTGGACCGGCAAGGCCGGCCCTGTCGTCGGATCGTCGTATGTCTTCTCGGGCACCGGCACCCCGGGAGCGCCCGTGGTGATCTGGTGGGACGTGGACGGCGGATCCAACTGGCGCAAGTTCGCCACCGGTAGCGCCATCGCCGCGGACGGCACCTACAAGGTGGTCGTCCGGGCGGGCAGCGCCGGATCGTTCAAGTTCACCGCGACCGGCGGCCACCAGCCCGGCACCGACGGCACCGGTTCGTGGGGGACCCGCGCCGTGTCGGTGCGGATCTACAACGCGGCGACCCCGACGTTCAACACCGCCTACACCGGCAAGGCCGGCCCCGTCGTGGGCGCCAGTTACGTCTTCTCCGGCACCGGCACCCCTGGCGCACCCGTCGTGGTGTGGTGGAAGTCGACCGGCGGTTGGAACGCGTTCTCCACGCGTGGCACCATCGCTTCGACCGGCAAGTACTCGATCTCCATCCCGATCACCAGCGCCGGATCGTTCCAGTTCACCGCGACCGGCGGTCACAAGCCGGGCACCGACGGCACGGCCTCGTGGGGGACCCGCGCCGTCTCCCTGCGCACCTACAACCCTGTGACGCCGAGCTTCAACGTCGGCTTCGGCACTGGCGGCGCGGTCGTGGGCTCGACGTATGTGTTCTCCGGCACCGGCAATCCCGGTGCTCCCGTGGTCGTGTGGTGGCGCACGTCTGGGGCATGGAAGCCGTTCTCACAGCGCGGTACCGTCGGCACCGACGGTCGCTACCGCATCACCGTTCCGATCGGCAGCGCCGCGACCTTCCAGTTCACCGCCACTGGCGGGCACACCCCCGGCACCAACGGCACCGGATCGTGGGGCACCCGAGCCGTGACCGTCAAGGTCGCTCCCAAGTCGACCTTCCGGCTCGACAAGCGCTGCACCACCGGGCGGGCAATCTGCATCTCCAAGACACAGCGCAAGCTTGCGTGGGTCGTCAATGGCCAGATCCAGATGACCATGGACGTGCGCTTCGGCTCGGAGCTGACCCCGACCCGGGAGGGTTCGTTCCAGGTCAACTGGAAGTCCCGCAACCACGTCTCCAGCCTGTACCACACGCCGATGCCCTACGCCCTGTTCTTCTCCGGAGGGCAGGCAGTCCACTACTCCGCGGACTTCGCGGCACGTGGCTACAACGGGTCCTCGCACGGCTGTGTGAACGTGCGCGACAAGGTGAAGGTCGCCAAACTGTTCGACCTGGCTCGGGTCGGCGACAAGGTGATCGTCTACAAGTGACCACCCCATGAACGGCGAGTGCCCGCACCTCACGAGGTGCGGGCACTCGCCGTCTGATGGGTCGTCAGCCCTTCAACACGTCCAGGAACTCGGCGGCGAGGCGAGGCAGTGAGTGCTTCTCCCGAACCCACGCCACCGAGGCGGCGGCGATGCGCCCGCGCTCGGCGGCGGGGACCGCGACCGCCGTCCGGATCGCCTGAGCGATGCTCGCTGGATCCTCGGCCGCGGCCGCGATGGTGCAGCCGGACTCCACCAGCGGGGAGTGCTGCGAGGCAAAGGCGTTGACGATGGGCACACCGGTCAGGAGGTAGTCGAAGATCTTGTTCGCCGACACCCCGAACTCGTACAGGGGGCTGCGCTTCGACCCGATGTAGAGCGCGTCGCACAGCGACAGCGATTCGTGGACCTGAGCCTTCGGTATCGTGCCGAAGAAGACCACGTCGGCGCCGAGCGACCTCGCCTGGGACTCCAGGTCCGCGCGATGCAGTCCGTCACCGATCAGCACGGCCGTGATGGGCTCGTGGCGCAGCAGCGCCATCGCGGCCACGAAGTCGTCCATGGCGTTTGACGTCGTGAGGCCGCCCGCATAACCGATCACGCGGCGTCCCCTGGCATGCAGGTCGCCGATCAGGTCGACGAGCGCCCCCGGCGCGGCGAGTCGCTCGCCGTCCTCGTCGATCCCGTTGGGGATGGGGATGACGGGCGTGGAGATGCCAAGCGAGCGCACGTGGGGCTCGGTGTTGGGGAGGATCGACACCACCGCATCGCTGTTGCGATACGCGGACTTCTCCGCGACGCCCATCGACCACATCAGCGGATGCCTCGCGCTGTGCCCGCCCAGTTCGATGGGCGTCAGCGGCCACAGGTCGTGGATCTCGTGCACCAACCGAGCGCCCGACGCCTTGGCGAGCCGCTGCGCGAACCAGGTGTCGAAGGGGTACGTCGATGAGGCGATCACCGCATCGGGCTTCAGCGTCTTCGCCATCGAGGCGGAGGCGCGGATGCCGCCGCCGACGAAGTCGGCCATGCTCAGCACCCTGCTGAGCCCGTTGCCCTCGTACCTGCGGTTGCGCAGGAACCGGAACTCGACACCGTCGACGTCGTAGGGTCGGCCCGGCTCGGCGTCCTCGAAGTTCTGCTTGCGCAGGTGGCTGTAGGTGCCGGCGATGATCGTCGTGTCGACCCCGAGCTTTGCCCATTCGGTGGCCATCGCGTGCGGACGGTACTCCATCCCGACGCTGGGAGATCCCGCGTAGTGATCGATGTAGGCGATCCTCATCTCACTCCTCCGGGCGTTCGAGCGTGATGTCGTCCAGGCCAGCGGCGGCCTCGGCAAGCGAGCGGAGGCCGGCCTCGGTGGCGTTGTCCTGGTGGGTGAGCTTCGCCATCGACTCCGGGTCGGCGCCGTCGACGGTTGCCAGCAGGTCCGGGTCGAGCGGCGGGACCTGGACCCTGCTGATGAGTTCGTGACTGGTGGGCGACCTGTCCTCGTCCTCAGAGAACAGCACCTCGTGCATCTTTTCGTTAGGACGCAGCCCGGTGAAGATGATCTTGACGTCCTTGCCGGAGCGGGCGATGAGGCCCCGCGCCACGTCGAGGATGCGCACCGGTTCGCCCATGTCGAGGACCAGGACGTCAGACGGCTTGCCGATGGCGCCCGCTTGGATCGTCAGCTCGCACGCCTCTGGGATGGTCATGAAGTAGCGGGTGATGTCCGGGTGTGTGACGGTGAGTGGGCCACCGGCCTCGATCTGGCGGGTGAACGTGTGCAGCATGGAGCCTCGCGAGCCGAGGACGTTGCCGAACCGGACCGACAGGTAGGTGTCGCCGGTCTTCAAGGCGAAGAACGCGGTCAGTTCCTCCGCGAGCCGCTTCGTCTTGCCCAGCACGCTCGTCGCATCTGCGGCCTTGTCCGTCGAGATGTTGACGAAGCGCTTCACGCCGTACTTCTCCGCCGCGCGCAACACGTTCAAGGTGCCGAGCGTGTTGGTCTTCCAACCCTCGAGCGGGTACTGCTCGAGCATCGGGAGGTGCTTGAGGGCTGCCGCGTGGAACACGACAGTGGGGCGATGCGTGTCGAACACGGCGTCGAGCGCCTCGGCGTCGCGAATGTCGCAGAGCACCATGTTGGGGGTGTCGAGCAGTCCCTGGTTGAAGATCGTCAACTGGGTGCCGTGCAGACCGGACTCGTCCCGGTCGAGCATGACCAGTTCCTTGGGCCCGAAGCGGTAGACCTGGCGGGCCAGTTCGGACCCGATGGAGCCGCCCGCGCCGGTGACGAGCACCACCTGGCCGGAGAGGTAGTCGGCGATCTCGCCCAGGTTGGTCTGGATCTGAGCGCGCCCCAGGAGGTCGGTCACGTCGAGTTGGTGCAGGTTCGACAGTTGCACGCGCCCGGCGACCAGATCCTTGGTCGGGGGCATCACCAGCGTCGTCAGCCCTGCCTCGTCGGACAGGGCGGAGATCTCCCGCATCAGGGTGCGCGATGCGGTGGGGAGCGCGACGATCAGCGTGTTGACGCCCTTGTCGTTGGCCGCCGCGACAAGGTGCTCACGCCCTCCGAGCACCCTGCGTCCCGAGATGTGGAGGTGGCGCTTGGTGGTGTCGTCGTCGATGAAGCCGACGATCTCATACGGGGCGTCGGGATCGTTGGAGAGGAGCCGTGCGAGTTGCTGACCGGCGTTGCCTGCGCCGTAGACGAGCACCGGGGTCTGATCCTGCGCCTGCCCCCTGCGGACCCCTGCACTGATCGCCCTGAACACGGATCGACCCGCCGCCATCAGCGCCAGCGCCGCCAGCGGCACCGCGTAGGTCACGACCCTCGGATAGCCGACCGGAGCGAACAGGATCGACCCGATCAGCAGCACGACGCCGACTCCGAGGGTCACCCCGGCGAGCAGGACCGCCTCCTCGAAGCTGGCCACCGAGTAGCGGCCGCGGTAGAGCTTGACGAGGTAACCGACGAGCAGTTGCAGCACGATCGCGACGACGGCGTACTGGAGCACGAACATCGCCTCGGCGCTGCGCAGCGTGAAGCTGTAGCGGGCCACGACGAGCGCCAGGGCCGCCAGCACCCAGCTCAGCGAGTCCCACAGCGCCAGCCCGATGCGGGTCGCGAGCGTGCGCGTCTGTTGAATCGGCATGGTCATCCTCCTGATGCAGTGACATCGATGGCGTGTTCGGCCATGCGTGGCATGGTCAGCCTTTCACGACGGCGGCAAGAGTCTGGAAGATCAGCCGCAGGTCGCCGATGAAGCTTTGGTGACGGACGTACTCGCGGTACATCGCGACCTTCCGGGGAAGGATGACCTCGACGTAGTGGCGTTCCGGATCGGAGGACTCGGCGAGTTCCTCCTGCTCGTTGCGGTAGGCGATGGCGGCCGGGTCGCTGATGCCTGGGCGGACGCTCAGGATCTCATTCCTGGCTCCCGGCTCCCATAGGTCGACATAGCGCTGGACCTCGGGCCGTGGGCCGACGATGGACATGGTGCCTTCGAGGACGTCGATCAGTTGCGGCAACTCGTCGAGCTTGGAAGCGCGCAGGAAGCGGCCGACGGGGGTGATCCGGTCGTCGTGGGCGCTCGTCACGAGCGAGCCAGCATTCGAGACCCGCATAGACCGGAACTTGTGGATCTTGAACATCTCGCCGTTGCGACCCACCCGCTCCTGCCGGAAGAAGACGGGCCCACGGTCCTGCAACCAGACGGCGAGCGAGACGGCCACGAACACAGGCGACAGCGCGAGCAGCCCCAGCACGGAGGCGAGAACGTCGAAAGCCCTCTTCAGCATGCTCAGCCCAGGATGCGACGGGTCGCGTCGATGACCTGATCGACGTCGTCGTCGGTCATGGCGGAGAAGATCGGAAGGCTGCAGGCCTTCGCGAACTCGGCCGTCGCCACCGGGAACTGTTCCGGCGTCAGTCGGTAGGTGTCGCGCCAGTAGGGCTGGATGTGCAGCGGGATGAAGTGAACGCTGGTGCCGACCTGGTTCTCTGCCATCAGTTCGATGAACCGGTCCCGGTTCACCGGGGCGTTCTCGTCGAGCTTCACGCAGTACAGGTGCCACGCATGGGTCGAACCCTCAGGGGCGTGGGGCGGCAGCGTCAGCGGCAGGTCGGCGAAGGCCTCGTCGTAGCGGGCCGCGATCTCACGGCGCCTGGCGACCATCTGGTCGGTGCGGCGGAGTTGGACCCTGCCGATCGCCGCGGCCATGTCCGTCAGGTTGTACTTGTACCCGGGGGCGACCACGTCGTAATGCCAGGCGGGTTTGGTTGAGGTGTAGCGGCCGAAGACGTCCCGGTCGATGCCGTGCAGGCGCATGGTGCGCATCCGCGCGGCGAGGTCTGCGTCGTGGGTGAAGACCATCCCGCCCTCGCCCGTGGTCATCGTCTTGGTGGCGTAGAAGGAGAAGACGGTCGTCTCGCTCTGGCTCGCGCCGACCAGGAGCCCCTCGTTCAACGTCGGGAACGCGTGCGCGGCGTCCTCGACGACCTTCAATCCGTGCGCCCCGGCGAAGGCGGCCAGTTCGGAGTTGGGGACGGGGAGGCCGGCGTAGTGGACCGGCGCGACCGCGACGGTGCGATCGGTGATCTTGCGCTCGGCGTCGGCGAAGTCGATCGCCAGCGTGTCGGGGTGGACGTCGACCAGGATGGGTTCGCCGCCCAGGTAGCGCACGGCCTCCGCCGTCGACGTGAACGTCCACGTCGGCACCAGCACCTCGTCGCCCGGCGTGATGCCGATGGCCTCGAACGAGAGGTGCAGCCCGGCCGTGGCGGAGTTGACGGCCACTGCGTGCACGTCGCCGCCGATCCGCTCGGCGAACTCCTTCTCGAAGGCGGCCGTCACCGGGCCTGTCGTCAGCCAACCACTTCGAAGGGTCTCCGTCACCGCAGTGATTTCTTCTTCGCCGATGTCTGGCCGCGCGAAGGGCAGGAAGTTCATATCCGGCATGCTACACGCGCCGTCGGTTCCGCCAGCGCCGCGCGGTGCCGGCGGATGCACCCTAAAGGGCTGTGACTACAGGTCAAGATCGCCCCGTACCCGGCGACGGTCAGTCGAGTATTAGACTTGCGGCGACCGCGCTACGGAAAGTTGTTTACATGGCTGAGCCAAGGATCCTCCCGTCGGCAGATCTCGACGACGGCGTCACTATCGGAGATGGTTCGTCGATCTGGCATCTCGCGCAAGTGCGCGGGGGCGCGGAGATCGGCGAGAACGTCATCGTGGGGCGTGGCGCCTACATCGGTTCGGGCGTGCACATCGGTGACAACTGCAAGATCCAGAACTACGCGCTGGTCTACGAGCCGGCCTACCTGGAGAACGGCGTCTTCATCGGGCCGGCCGTCGTCCTGACCAACGACACCTTTCCTCGGGCCATCAACCCCGACGGGACAAGCAAGAGCGCGCACGACTGGGAGCCTGTGGGGGTGACGTTGCGCGAAGGGTGCGCCATCGGAGCGCGTGCCGTGTGTGTCGCCCCGGTCACCGTCGGTCGGTGGGCCACCGTGGCGGCCGGCTCGGTCGTGACGAAGGACGTCCCCGACTTCGCGCTCGTGGCGGGAGTCCCGGCCAAGCGCATCAAGTGGGTTGGGCGATCCGGCTTCCCGCTCGAGCAGACGGGTGACAACACCTACGTGGATCCCCACACCGGCGACAAGTTCATGCAAGAGGGAGAGACCCTCACACTCATCGAGGAAGCGAAATGACAGATACCTTCATCCCCCCGGCCAAGCCGATCATCGGTGACGAGGAGCGGGAGGCGGTCGACCGTGTGCTGCGTTCCGGCATGATCGCTCAGGGGCCAGAGGTCGCGGCGTTCGAGACGGAATTCTCGGAGCACTTCGGGCTCGGACGCGCATGCGTCGCCGTGAACTCCGGCACCTCCGGTCTGCACCTGGGCCTGCTGTCGAGCGGCGTCAAGGCGGGCGACGAGGTCATCGTCCCCAGCTTCACGTTCGCCGCGACCGCCAACTCTGTCGCGCTGACCGGCGCCACGCCGGTCTTCGCCGACATCGCGCTGGATGATTTCACGCTCGACCCGGCCTCCGTCGAGGCGGCCATCACCGACAAGACCGTCGCGATCATGCCCGTCCACCTCTACGGCCACCCCGCGAAGATGGCCGAGCTTCAGGCCGTCGCTGACAAGCACGGCCTCAAGGTCTTCGAAGACGCGGCGCAGGCCCATGGCGCATCGCTCAACGGCACCCCCGTCGGCGCTTTCGGCACCTTCGCGATGTTCTCGCTCTACCCGACCAAGAACATGACCTCCGGTGAGGGGGCATGGTTTCGGCGGCCGATAACGAGGTGGAGCGCAACCTGCGCCTCTACCGCAACCAGGGCATGCTGCAGCAGTACCACAACGAGGTCGTCGGCCTGAACAACCGCATGACCGACATCCACGCAGCCATCGGCCGGGTGCAACTGACCAAGGTCGACGGCTGGACCAAGCAGCGTCAGGACAACGCCGCGTTCCTGTCGGCGAACCTCGAGGGCGTCACCGTCCCGCACGTCGCCGACGGCGCCGTCCACGTGTACCACCAGTACACGGTTCGAGTCTCCGAGGACCGTGACGGCCTCGCCAAGGCGCTCAAGGACGAGTACAACGTCGGATCCGGCATGTTCTACCCCGTGCCCAACCATCGCCTGAAGCCGTTCCAGCGCGATATTCACCTGGCAAACACGGAGCAGGCGGCGCTCGAGTGCCTGTCGCTTCCGGTGCACCCGTCGCTGTCCCAGGGCGACCTGGAGCGCATCGTCGCGGCCGTCAACGCCCTCGCGAAGGCTGGTGCGTGATGGCGAACCTGCGCGCCGGCCTGATCGGCCTCGGCATGATGGGGCGCCACCACGCCCGGAACCTGCGCGCCATCGACGGTGTCGACCTGGTGGCGGTGGCAGACGCGATGGGCGATCCCCATGGCGTTGCCGGCTCCTTGGACGTGCTCCCCAACGTCGAGGCCCTGATCGAGGCGGGGATCGACTACGCGGTGGTCGCGCTG is a genomic window containing:
- a CDS encoding O-antigen ligase family protein; the encoded protein is MPTAPLRRMFDWLQIDRTPYRATVAWLIVLAGAALHFVGLEDRPGLGGYPAWPMIGWLFTALLVLSVPAVRAWTGLSRPAQVALVGAAGLALVSLISSLLGPLPVVVTSQEWPVPRGLLVAPMAAAVVAMLAAIFGALLVPPGIRQRVLSALAWATAVAGALAWVRQVLTHHTLRAATAMGGSAVIHVVFLVAGGVFLDRWRTTRHWSDLVGFAWCMVLLIGTGSRAGVVCLMLFVVLSLGSALWRHEGRRVWLFVAAGALAVVAALAAFVPSLARLFNFSDEKRSVNAATAWTAWLQSPLTGVGSGRLWPSAAFDTGLVPVPGAGLHPTPWGDALLSPHSTVLFALAELGAVGLLTLGLVTGGMVWAWVRRPRHRAATITALVATLPAHLFDTYLVRNLTVSFFLIFIFVLTQVGTTDKESPA
- a CDS encoding L,D-transpeptidase, giving the protein MGLAHADEGVPPSANTDAEANTPAPITIAPTEPTPSASSAPSSADPNVTTKPLVKPRTLTPLTTNGSTPTLVAAPKVAATFNLAWTGKAGPVVGSSYVFSGTGTPGAPVVIWWDVDGGSNWRKFATGSAIAADGTYKVVVRAGSAGSFKFTATGGHQPGTDGTGSWGTRAVSVRIYNAATPTFNTAYTGKAGPVVGASYVFSGTGTPGAPVVVWWKSTGGWNAFSTRGTIASTGKYSISIPITSAGSFQFTATGGHKPGTDGTASWGTRAVSLRTYNPVTPSFNVGFGTGGAVVGSTYVFSGTGNPGAPVVVWWRTSGAWKPFSQRGTVGTDGRYRITVPIGSAATFQFTATGGHTPGTNGTGSWGTRAVTVKVAPKSTFRLDKRCTTGRAICISKTQRKLAWVVNGQIQMTMDVRFGSELTPTREGSFQVNWKSRNHVSSLYHTPMPYALFFSGGQAVHYSADFAARGYNGSSHGCVNVRDKVKVAKLFDLARVGDKVIVYK
- a CDS encoding glycosyltransferase, with translation MSLAIHLYPSPMDNASRLLRIAHSLTEGIDGLDVRLVGLQVDEREGLEQVAARIQIDRLGTTAPKRETLLGRVSKVGGWYRRVYQEYRRQPLSVVSAHTVWTLPLAFALARTTGAPVVYNPHELETRTPTMVGAKRRVAELIERRYIGRCAFVTTVNEQITHWYDETYPKIATPVTLYNYPSAAQATPTDVDLRTDLALSDDEVLFVHTGNITGGRNIELIVAAFEAAASAHVVFVGAGDLLPVVEAAAARSRFVHRRPPVPPGEVVSLVRQADLALALIETGALSYAWSSPNKLFEALAAGVPPVSSDLPEARRRLGALAEQIVLESPSTQLPTLLDGIDRGEAAALAADLAPLPSWEEGATEFVSRYRDLLNDRRG
- a CDS encoding glycosyltransferase family 4 protein encodes the protein MRIAYIDHYAGSPSVGMEYRPHAMATEWAKLGVDTTIIAGTYSHLRKQNFEDAEPGRPYDVDGVEFRFLRNRRYEGNGLSRVLSMADFVGGGIRASASMAKTLKPDAVIASSTYPFDTWFAQRLAKASGARLVHEIHDLWPLTPIELGGHSARHPLMWSMGVAEKSAYRNSDAVVSILPNTEPHVRSLGISTPVIPIPNGIDEDGERLAAPGALVDLIGDLHARGRRVIGYAGGLTTSNAMDDFVAAMALLRHEPITAVLIGDGLHRADLESQARSLGADVVFFGTIPKAQVHESLSLCDALYIGSKRSPLYEFGVSANKIFDYLLTGVPIVNAFASQHSPLVESGCTIAAAAEDPASIAQAIRTAVAVPAAERGRIAAASVAWVREKHSLPRLAAEFLDVLKG
- a CDS encoding polysaccharide biosynthesis protein, producing MPIQQTRTLATRIGLALWDSLSWVLAALALVVARYSFTLRSAEAMFVLQYAVVAIVLQLLVGYLVKLYRGRYSVASFEEAVLLAGVTLGVGVVLLIGSILFAPVGYPRVVTYAVPLAALALMAAGRSVFRAISAGVRRGQAQDQTPVLVYGAGNAGQQLARLLSNDPDAPYEIVGFIDDDTTKRHLHISGRRVLGGREHLVAAANDKGVNTLIVALPTASRTLMREISALSDEAGLTTLVMPPTKDLVAGRVQLSNLHQLDVTDLLGRAQIQTNLGEIADYLSGQVVLVTGAGGSIGSELARQVYRFGPKELVMLDRDESGLHGTQLTIFNQGLLDTPNMVLCDIRDAEALDAVFDTHRPTVVFHAAALKHLPMLEQYPLEGWKTNTLGTLNVLRAAEKYGVKRFVNISTDKAADATSVLGKTKRLAEELTAFFALKTGDTYLSVRFGNVLGSRGSMLHTFTRQIEAGGPLTVTHPDITRYFMTIPEACELTIQAGAIGKPSDVLVLDMGEPVRILDVARGLIARSGKDVKIIFTGLRPNEKMHEVLFSEDEDRSPTSHELISRVQVPPLDPDLLATVDGADPESMAKLTHQDNATEAGLRSLAEAAAGLDDITLERPEE
- a CDS encoding sugar transferase is translated as MLKRAFDVLASVLGLLALSPVFVAVSLAVWLQDRGPVFFRQERVGRNGEMFKIHKFRSMRVSNAGSLVTSAHDDRITPVGRFLRASKLDELPQLIDVLEGTMSIVGPRPEVQRYVDLWEPGARNEILSVRPGISDPAAIAYRNEQEELAESSDPERHYVEVILPRKVAMYREYVRHQSFIGDLRLIFQTLAAVVKG
- a CDS encoding O-antigen ligase family protein encodes the protein MRAPLQPIAAVLLFLMPLASALGSVITIGGLAVSRPLAGVLLLVALTMLGRWGIAASISVALGTVWLVPGLLGMGENDAIRPLLSVVLGIATLVSFLLVARQPRDVRVLVWGWAFAWVIAVLPGLREILTGQRMPNYLESSSPYIRLASKDAASFFVNPNLFALFLGASMLVLLMGAELERGRRRWVLVVMALANPFLIHFTGSRIIQAVTLLVAAWYVLRALRSDLARRRILAIGGAVVVLGVAVFAVLPGSQAALATYLKGSGFTRINLYLNGLWMFGSTGGVGVGPGGFERVILSGEAPLETGGANNPHSGVVELMSDYGSVVSACMAALFIALFIKMAPSFWRRFAVGRHAVWGQALAMAAFTFPVVSFANSVFFDSPIVWLYAASLLVFVQRFLDERATMLPAVVRAPLPALPLRMRSLRRLRRAEARGVSPAGR
- a CDS encoding DegT/DnrJ/EryC1/StrS family aminotransferase yields the protein MNFLPFARPDIGEEEITAVTETLRSGWLTTGPVTAAFEKEFAERIGGDVHAVAVNSATAGLHLSFEAIGITPGDEVLVPTWTFTSTAEAVRYLGGEPILVDVHPDTLAIDFADAERKITDRTVAVAPVHYAGLPVPNSELAAFAGAHGLKVVEDAAHAFPTLNEGLLVGASQSETTVFSFYATKTMTTGEGGMVFTHDADLAARMRTMRLHGIDRDVFGRYTSTKPAWHYDVVAPGYKYNLTDMAAAIGRVQLRRTDQMVARRREIAARYDEAFADLPLTLPPHAPEGSTHAWHLYCVKLDENAPVNRDRFIELMAENQVGTSVHFIPLHIQPYWRDTYRLTPEQFPVATAEFAKACSLPIFSAMTDDDVDQVIDATRRILG